One part of the Vicia villosa cultivar HV-30 ecotype Madison, WI linkage group LG6, Vvil1.0, whole genome shotgun sequence genome encodes these proteins:
- the LOC131613551 gene encoding uncharacterized protein LOC131613551, translated as MEKPPTLDLYDGTTDPDDHIRSIEAVMDYHVVRGSIKCRIFPTTLKKGAMTWYMNLPPNSIHSWAELKKLFSNHFTTSRRKPKSEATLEAVIQGTDEPLREYLDRFNKEAVQVQTTDHMKRYLLERGLLPGSDFKKAIKIEKVRTMDALLLKAQAYIAFEEGEAAVKKASRGNDTARSSSRGHEKGKMTVLEQDLF; from the coding sequence ATGGAGAAACCTCCAACCCTGGATCTTTACGACGGGACCACAGATCCTGACGatcatattcggagcatcgaagccgTCATGGACTACCACGTGGTCCGAGGATCCATCAAATGTCGGATCTTTCCGACCACACTCAAAAAGGGAGCAATGACCTGGTACATGAATCTTCCtcccaactccatccactcctgggcAGAACTCAAGAAGCTCTTCTCCAACCACTTCACGACCTCTCGCCGAAAACCGAAATCCGAAGCAACCCTCGAAGCTGTCATCCAGGGTACCGACGAACCTCTTCGGGAATatctcgacaggttcaacaaagaggccgtccaagtgcagacgACCGACCATATGAAAAGGTACCTCCTCGAACGAGGACTCCTCCCAGGGAgcgacttcaagaaggccatcaAAATTGAGAAGGTGCGCACCATGGACGCCCTCCTCCTCAAAGCCCAAGCCTACATTGCTTTCGAGGAAGGCGAAGCAGCCGTGAAGAAAGCCTCAAGAGGCAACGACACTGCCCGCAGCTCGAGCCGGGGGCACGAAAAAGGAAAGATgacagtgttagaacaagatttgttctga
- the LOC131613552 gene encoding FBD-associated F-box protein At5g56370-like, with product MADILSALPDEVVCHILSFLQTKDAVATSILSKRWNHLWRSVLVLNFPDTILYHQDAYFRFTDIICSVLVSVTPIKDFKISLMYKYSQEDLTLDVPGFYDWIDFLVERGVEKLDLYLWLGMPGVPDIPDTILTCKTLVSLKLRFFSINFTFPSLQLPSLKTLDLEFIFCQIDENFMLLLAGCPILDKLTISKIWGFHSQSTNKWEKFSLTNLTQASIDSTYFHFPLEPLHNVHSLSISTAKMDSYNHVLPTFHNLTSLDLNSFNYRWHFLIQLLKHSPNLQTLKLNEAASDNDIWTKDEETWTRQDDKENWVDPDCVPQCLSLHLKTCHLLSFLGLQGELLLANLLCGSNEAGVCMAISGKDVEFSTMYFTNSWHTREPDVKREF from the exons ATGGCGGATATACTAAGCGCTCTCCCGGACGAAGTTGTATGTCACATTCTGTCCTTTCTCCAAACCAAAGACGCAGTTGCCACAAGCATTCTATCCAAAAGGTGGAACCATCTATGGCGTTCGGTTCTCGTTTTGAACTTCCCCGACACGATATTATATCACCAAGACGCCTATTTCCGCTTTACCGATATCATCTGCTCAGTCTTGGTATCCGTAACCCCCATCAAGGATTTCAAAATCTCTCTTATGTACAAATATAGTCAGGAAGATCTCACTCTTGACGTTCCCGGTTTTTACGATTGGATCGACTTTTTGGTAGAACGCGGTGTTGAGAAACTTGATCTCTATCTATGGCTAGGCATGCCGGGTGTGCCTGATATCCCTGATACCATTCTTACATGCAAAACCCTTGTTTCTCTTAAACTTCGCTTtttcagtatcaactttacctttCCTTCTCTTCAACTCCCCTCTCTCAAAACCCTTGACTTAGAGTTTATATTTTGCCAAATAGATGAAAACTTTATGTTGCTTTTAGCAGGATGTCCAATTCTTGACAAATTAACCATATCTAAAATATGGGGCTTCCATTCTCAAAGCACTAACAAATGGGAAAAGTTTAGCTTAACTAACTTGACCCAAGCAAGTATTGATTCCACTTATTTTCACTTTCCATTGGAACCACTTCATAATGTTCACTCTCTTTCAATTTCAACGGCTAAG ATGGATTCCTATAATCATGTACTTCCTACCTTTCATAATTTGACCTCCCTGGATCTCAACTCCTTCAATTACCGTTGGCATTTTTTAATTCAACTTCTCAAACACTCTCctaaccttcaaacacttaagcTCAATGAG GCAGCCTCAGATAACGACATATGGACCAAAGATGAGGAAACATGGACTAGACAAGATGACAAAGAAAATTGGGTGGACCCTGATTGTGTTCCGCAGTGCCTTTCATTACACCTTAAAACCTGCCATCTTTTGAGCTTCTTAGGTTTGCAAGGTGAGCTTTTGCTAGCAAA CCTTCTCTGTGGATCCAACGAAGCCGGAGTGTGCATGGCCATCTCCGGTAAAGATGTTGAGTTTTCCACAATGTATTTTACAAACAGTTGGCATACAAGAGAACCAGATGTGAAAAGAGAGTTTTAA